A window of Chitinophaga sp. MM2321 contains these coding sequences:
- a CDS encoding DUF1080 domain-containing protein, which produces MRYNVLLFLLAIGLMMGCNTAKKAGAAGSGDGWISLFDGKSLNGWKAGENASTFSVADGAIVVNGPRAHLFYEGDVGNHNFKNFEFQAQVMTMPGSNSGIYFHTEFQQVRFPDKGFEVQVNNSHKDWKRTGSLYDIKDIKEKYVDDNVWFTEYIRVEGKKVTIKINDKTVLEYTEPANATAPEGHPGRLISSGTFALQGHDPKSKVLFKDLKVKMLRD; this is translated from the coding sequence ATGAGATATAACGTATTGCTATTCCTGTTAGCCATCGGATTGATGATGGGCTGTAACACGGCAAAAAAAGCCGGTGCAGCCGGTTCCGGCGATGGCTGGATCTCCCTGTTCGATGGTAAATCTCTCAACGGATGGAAGGCCGGTGAGAATGCCAGCACCTTTTCCGTAGCAGATGGCGCCATCGTGGTGAATGGTCCGAGAGCGCATCTTTTTTATGAAGGCGATGTAGGCAACCACAACTTCAAAAACTTTGAATTCCAGGCACAGGTGATGACGATGCCCGGCTCAAATTCCGGGATCTATTTCCACACGGAATTCCAGCAGGTACGTTTTCCGGACAAAGGTTTTGAAGTACAGGTAAACAACTCACATAAAGACTGGAAAAGAACCGGCAGCCTGTATGATATCAAGGACATTAAAGAGAAATATGTAGATGATAATGTATGGTTTACCGAATATATCCGTGTAGAGGGTAAAAAGGTAACCATTAAAATAAATGATAAAACAGTACTGGAATACACAGAACCAGCCAATGCCACCGCGCCGGAAGGTCACCCCGGCCGGTTGATTTCCAGCGGCACTTTTGCACTGCAGGGTCATGATCCAAAGAGTAAAGTACTCTTTAAGGATTTAAAAGTAAAAATGCTCCGGGATTAA
- a CDS encoding Gfo/Idh/MocA family oxidoreductase, protein MDKNLSNQGNASSSRRNFIKNSALAAAGFTIIPRHVLGGKGFLAPSDKLVIAGVGAGGKGRSDLFNFNASGKANIGFLCDVDDRAATTSRERFPKAKYYKDWRELFEKESKSFDAVSVSTPDHSHAIIAMGAMQLGKHVYVQKPMTHDIWEARKLTEAAKKYKVVTQMGNQGSSGDGVRQMREWYNAGIIGDVHTVYIFTNRPVWPQGIPWSKETPPVPKGLDWDLWLGTAPQKNYVDNLIPGSWRGWWDYGTGALGDLGCHLMEAPFSVLNLKYASDVQASVSSVFTAFGERGFFPDSCPPASHATLTFPKTNKTQGPVTMHWMDGGIKPERPEELGPNEMFGDGNSGILFVGTKGKMMASEYAANPRLLPLSRMDEVHVKQTFARVPGSAEGHYAQWVEGAIAGYGNMELSSPFELAGPLTEAILMANLAIRVADIPVPRKSGKGNDYPGANTKLLWDHQNMRVTNYDAANQYVKREYRKGWGSIG, encoded by the coding sequence ATGGACAAAAATTTGTCGAATCAAGGTAATGCATCCAGTTCAAGACGGAATTTCATTAAAAACTCGGCACTTGCAGCTGCGGGATTTACCATCATCCCCCGTCACGTACTGGGCGGCAAAGGCTTCCTGGCACCGAGTGACAAGCTTGTTATTGCAGGGGTAGGCGCAGGCGGCAAAGGAAGATCTGATCTTTTTAATTTTAATGCCAGCGGGAAAGCCAACATTGGTTTCTTATGTGATGTAGATGACCGTGCAGCTACTACTTCAAGAGAAAGATTTCCTAAAGCTAAATACTATAAAGACTGGCGCGAACTTTTTGAGAAAGAATCAAAAAGCTTTGATGCTGTTTCTGTATCCACACCCGATCATAGTCATGCCATTATTGCCATGGGCGCCATGCAACTGGGCAAACATGTGTATGTACAAAAACCGATGACCCATGATATCTGGGAAGCCAGGAAATTGACCGAGGCCGCTAAAAAATATAAAGTGGTTACACAAATGGGTAACCAGGGCTCTTCCGGAGATGGGGTAAGACAAATGCGTGAATGGTACAACGCTGGTATTATCGGTGACGTACACACGGTGTATATCTTTACAAACCGGCCGGTGTGGCCACAGGGTATTCCCTGGTCCAAGGAAACACCACCGGTGCCAAAGGGACTCGACTGGGATCTTTGGCTGGGTACTGCACCACAAAAAAACTATGTAGATAACCTGATTCCAGGTAGCTGGCGCGGTTGGTGGGATTATGGTACCGGCGCTCTCGGCGATCTGGGTTGTCACCTGATGGAAGCACCTTTCAGCGTACTGAATTTAAAATATGCATCGGATGTACAGGCGAGTGTAAGCAGTGTGTTTACCGCCTTCGGCGAAAGAGGATTCTTCCCGGATAGCTGTCCTCCGGCCAGTCATGCCACTTTAACTTTCCCCAAAACAAATAAAACACAGGGACCTGTAACCATGCATTGGATGGATGGCGGTATCAAACCGGAACGTCCGGAAGAACTGGGTCCGAATGAAATGTTTGGAGATGGTAACAGCGGGATCCTGTTTGTGGGTACCAAAGGCAAGATGATGGCCAGTGAATATGCTGCCAACCCGCGCCTGTTGCCACTGTCACGCATGGATGAAGTGCATGTTAAACAAACATTTGCCCGTGTTCCTGGTAGTGCAGAAGGCCATTACGCCCAGTGGGTGGAAGGTGCTATTGCCGGATATGGTAATATGGAACTGAGTTCTCCTTTTGAACTGGCAGGTCCGTTGACAGAAGCTATCTTAATGGCGAATTTAGCCATCCGTGTAGCGGATATCCCGGTACCGAGAAAATCAGGAAAAGGAAATGATTATCCTGGCGCCAATACGAAGTTGCTGTGGGATCATCAGAATATGCGTGTCACCAATTATGATGCCGCCAATCAGTATGTGAAAAGAGAATACAGAAAAGGTTGGGGTAGTATCGGTTGA
- a CDS encoding DUF1080 domain-containing protein: MNRKSIIAGFVCCMALGLATPSGVMAQVAPVQVGTVDGGSLIGRWDIKVNENGTEKPSWLEVELSGFHTLVGRFVSTGGSARPISKVNFDKGKFSFAIPPQWESENRDLVLEGTLTAAGINGTIQTSGGQTFSFTGVQAPDLKRTSAPAWGKPIQLFNGKDLTGWKAVGAKNQWIVKDGVLTSPHSGANLISEKTFTDFKLHVQFRYKEGSNSGVYLRGRYETQIIDNPKTDHPNSHLFGGIYGFLVPSEMALLGPGQWQTYDITLVGRMITVVANGKTIICNQEIPGITGGALDSNEGEPGPIYFQGDHGPIEFRKIIITPAK, from the coding sequence ATGAATAGAAAAAGTATCATTGCTGGTTTCGTGTGTTGTATGGCCCTGGGACTGGCCACTCCATCCGGTGTAATGGCGCAGGTGGCGCCTGTTCAGGTTGGCACCGTTGACGGCGGCTCCCTGATTGGGCGTTGGGATATTAAGGTTAATGAAAACGGAACGGAGAAGCCCTCCTGGCTGGAAGTGGAACTTTCCGGCTTTCATACACTGGTGGGCCGTTTTGTGAGTACCGGCGGAAGCGCCCGTCCGATATCTAAAGTCAACTTTGATAAGGGCAAGTTCAGTTTTGCGATCCCGCCACAGTGGGAGTCGGAAAACCGCGACCTGGTGCTGGAAGGAACCCTGACAGCTGCCGGCATCAATGGTACTATCCAAACCAGTGGTGGTCAAACCTTCTCCTTTACGGGTGTACAGGCGCCAGATCTCAAAAGAACTTCAGCACCAGCTTGGGGTAAGCCTATCCAGTTATTCAATGGTAAAGACCTGACCGGCTGGAAAGCTGTCGGAGCAAAAAACCAATGGATCGTTAAAGACGGAGTCCTGACCAGTCCTCATTCCGGCGCTAACCTGATCTCTGAAAAGACCTTTACTGATTTTAAACTGCATGTACAGTTCCGATATAAGGAAGGCAGCAATAGCGGGGTTTATCTGAGAGGTCGTTATGAAACGCAGATCATCGACAATCCGAAAACAGATCATCCTAACAGCCACCTGTTTGGCGGCATATATGGCTTTTTGGTGCCCAGCGAAATGGCGCTTTTAGGTCCCGGCCAGTGGCAAACGTATGATATCACGCTGGTAGGCCGCATGATAACCGTTGTTGCCAATGGTAAAACCATCATCTGCAACCAGGAAATCCCAGGTATCACGGGCGGAGCACTGGATAGTAACGAAGGTGAACCTGGTCCTATCTACTTCCAGGGAGATCATGGTCCTATTGAATTCAGGAAAATTATTATTACCCCTGCAAAATAA